The nucleotide window CAACCCTCGCCCTGGCTAGTATATTTTCCAACGCTTCAGATCAGGCAATCTGCCGCGTTGCATCTTTTCAAGGAAATCCACTTCGTTGACACCGATCCACTTCTGTCAGGGCAGGTCAGGCCCGGACTCAGGAAAGGTGTGTTTTGCCATCGGAGCGGACTTTTCAGGTTTATCCTGTACCATTTTGAAAGAAAAGGAGTTCGTGCAATGGAATCCGTACGTGTCACTGTCTTCGACACGACGCTGCGCGATGGAGAGCAGTCTCCGGGCTGTAGCATGACAATCAACGAAAAGCTGCGAATGGCCCATCAGCTTGATCGTCTGAGTGTAGACGTTATCGAAGCCGGCTTTCCGGCGGCCTCAGGCGGTGACTGGGCCGCCGTCAATGCGGTGGCAACTCACTTCCGCCGCCCAGCGATTGCCGCCCTGGCTCGGGCCTGCGACGAAGACATTACCTGCGCTGGAAAAGCACTGGCTCCTGCCCATCATCCCCGCATCCACACCTTCATTGCCACATCCGACATTCACCTGACTTACAAATTGCGACGCAGCCGGGAACAGGTGCTTGACCAAGCCTGTCAGGCCGTAAAACTGGCGCGCACCTTTGCCGATGAGGTTGAATTTTCACCTGAGGATGCCACCCGCACTGACCTTGACTATCTGTGCCAGGTCGTGCGCGAAGTCATCGCCGCCGGTGCGACCGTGGTGAACATTCCCGATACAGTCGGCTACACGATTCCTTCCGAAATGTCGGTGATCATCAAAACGCTGTTTGAGCGCGTGGACAACATCCATCAGGCGACGATCAGCGTGCATTGTCACAACGATTTAGGGCTGGCCGTGGCCAATTCACTGGCCGCTATCGAGGCCGGTGCCCGTCAGGTTGAATGCACCATCAACGGGATTGGTGAACGCGCCGGAAATGCCTCGCTCGAAGAACTTGTGATGGCCCTTTCCGTGCGACGCGACGTGCTGGCCTATCAAACCCAAATTGCATCGGAATTGTTATTTCCAACCAGTCAGCTTTTGTCTGAAATTACAAATATTCCAGTCCAGCCAAACAAGGCAATTGTCGGACGCAATGCGTTTGCCCACGAAGCGGGTATCCACCAGGACGGCGTGCTCAAAAACCGGCTGACCTACGAAATTATGACGCCGGAATCAGTTGGTGTTCCTGAAAACCGGCTGGTGCTTGGGAAACATTCCGGGCGTCACGCCTTGATTAAGCATTTTGAACGGCTTGGGTATCGGTTTGACCGGTTTGAAATTGACCGGCTCTATCGGCATTTCATTTCGCTGGCTGACCAGAAGAAAGAAATCACTGACAGCGATCTGATTTCCCTGGCTGAAGATGTACACGAAATTTCGCGGTTAACAGCTTGAAGGAGAGGGTTCAGGGTTTAAAAGACAAAAAGGACA belongs to Acidobacteriota bacterium and includes:
- a CDS encoding 2-isopropylmalate synthase; protein product: MESVRVTVFDTTLRDGEQSPGCSMTINEKLRMAHQLDRLSVDVIEAGFPAASGGDWAAVNAVATHFRRPAIAALARACDEDITCAGKALAPAHHPRIHTFIATSDIHLTYKLRRSREQVLDQACQAVKLARTFADEVEFSPEDATRTDLDYLCQVVREVIAAGATVVNIPDTVGYTIPSEMSVIIKTLFERVDNIHQATISVHCHNDLGLAVANSLAAIEAGARQVECTINGIGERAGNASLEELVMALSVRRDVLAYQTQIASELLFPTSQLLSEITNIPVQPNKAIVGRNAFAHEAGIHQDGVLKNRLTYEIMTPESVGVPENRLVLGKHSGRHALIKHFERLGYRFDRFEIDRLYRHFISLADQKKEITDSDLISLAEDVHEISRLTA